Below is a genomic region from Telmatobacter sp. DSM 110680.
AGAAATCATCGGGATCGTGAAGCAAAAAGCGTCACTCTCGAAACGTGTAGTGTTCCTGGATCAAACACAGCGCGTGTTTCACCTGTGGCATGTGATCCACAGGCCATTCAGCTATGCGTTTGCCCTGCTCGCCATTCTGCATATCGCAGTCGTTATGGGTCTTGGATTCGCCGGAATGGGGATGCGTTAGGCGATGGAAACCTTGCTGACATGGCTGATTGCCGGAAGCGTACTCGGCTTCTTCCTGGTCCGATATTGGCGCGAGCATAAGCGCAAGGAGGAGCAGGCACGCGAGCGGGCCGAACAAGGGCCCATGTTTTCCGATGGGCCCAAAGCGCAGCATCCACGGATTCTGAGCGACGCGTGCATCGGATGCGGTGCCTGCGTGTCGGTGTGTCCGGAGGGCGATGTGCTGGCGCTGATCGATGGGAAGGCAACGATCGTAAACGGACACAAGTGCATCGGGCATGGGCTTTGCGCGGAGGAGTGCCCCGTGGGCGCGATCACGATGGTCATGGCGAAGCCGAGTTCTGGCGCGGATATGCCGATCATCAGCGGTGAATACGAGACCAGCGTGTCAAATCTTTTCATTGCGGGCGAGCTTGGAGGGCTGGCCCTGATCAAAAACGCGGTTAACCAGGGGCGCGACTGCGTGGATGTAATCGCCCAGCGTTTAGGCTCATCGACGCATCGCCCAACAGACTGCGCTGTTTTCGATGTGATCATTGTCGGCGCTGGTCCGGCTGGGATCAGCGCATCGTTGAGGGCCGCGGAACATGGGCTGCGCGCGCTGACTCTGGAGCGCGAGAGCGTGGGTGGGACTGTCTCGAAATACCCGAGGCAAAAGCTGGTGATGACGAGCCCGGTGGAGTTTCCCCTTCACGGTAGATTCAGTAAAACCACACTCTCTAAGGAAGACCTTCTCGCGTTTTGGCAGAAGATCATGGCACGTTCCGATTTAAATATTCGGACGGCAGAAGCGGTGAATTCAGTGCAGAAGCTGGCCGACGGACTCTTTCGGGTTCGAACGGCCGAGGAGGAGCATCTTTCCCGGGCTGTGGTATTGGCGATCGGGCGTGCCGGAACTCCGCGCAAGCTTGGCGTGAAAGGAGAGGAACTGCCGCACGTGCTGTATCGGCTGATAGAGGCCGACCACTACACCGGCAAAAGCATCCTTGTCGTCGGCGGTGGAGACAGCGCCGTCGAAGCAGCAATGGGACTGGCGCACCAAGCTGGCAACAGGGTTATACTCTCGTACCGCAAAGGCGAGTTTAGCCGGCTGAAAGATCGCAACGCGAAACGCATCGTCGAACACATCGCCAGCGGCAAGCTCGAGGTGTTATTCAACTCGATCCCAATCGAGTTTCGTGAAGGCAGTGTGCTGATTGAGGTTGACGGAGAGATACGAGAACTTCCGAACGATTTCGTATGGATCTTCGCAGGGGGTACATCGCCATCGGATTTTCTGAAGTCGGCGGGGATTGCATTCGGAGGAGATAGTCCGCACGTGGCGGTTGAGACGAAATCCAGGAGTATTGCATGAAGAAGATCCTTCGCATGACTGCAGCCTTGACGTTGTCAGCGGCTGCAAGCGCCCATGCGGCTGCGGTAAATGGAACCGTCACCAACAAGACAACCAATAAGCCTGCTGCGGGCGATAAGGTCACATTAGTGGATCCGAGCGCAGGCATGGCAGACGCTGCCAGCACAGTAACGGATACGGCCGGCCAGTTCAGATTGCAGACGCCGGGTAATGCATCTTATCTGATTCGTGTCGAACATCAGGGTGGGACCTATTTCATCGCTGCTCCGCAAGGTGGCTCCCCTGCTGATATCACCGTCTACGACGTGGGAGAGAAGGTCGATGGAGTCGGGATCGACGCGGACATGCTTCTGATTGAAGCCGGTCGAGGGACATTGCGCGTTCGGGAGCGCTATCTTGTGCGGAACCTGAGCTCACCGCCGCGGACGCAGTTCAGCGATAAGACGTTTGAGATTGTGTTGCCCGACGGAGCGCAGCTTGATGAGGCGGCTGCCACGCGTCCCGGAGGGCTGGGGACAAGAACCCATCTAATTCCCCTCGCGCAGACCGGACATTACACATTCAATGTGCCGATCCAGCCCGACCAGGGTGAGAAGGAGACGCTGTTCGAGGTGCAATATCATTTCGTGTACAACGGACGTCATGCATTGGCTGCACGACCTCAGATGATGGCAGACAATGTTGTGGTGTATACGGCGAAGGGCATTGAGTTCGCGCCACAGGGTGGTTCGCGTTTCCAGGCAACACAGGAAGACCCGAAAGTCGAAACCCACGTGGTCAGGAATGTGCATCCGGGCGAGGAGATCAGTTTTACGGTCTCTGGCGAAGGCG
It encodes:
- a CDS encoding NAD(P)-binding domain-containing protein encodes the protein METLLTWLIAGSVLGFFLVRYWREHKRKEEQARERAEQGPMFSDGPKAQHPRILSDACIGCGACVSVCPEGDVLALIDGKATIVNGHKCIGHGLCAEECPVGAITMVMAKPSSGADMPIISGEYETSVSNLFIAGELGGLALIKNAVNQGRDCVDVIAQRLGSSTHRPTDCAVFDVIIVGAGPAGISASLRAAEHGLRALTLERESVGGTVSKYPRQKLVMTSPVEFPLHGRFSKTTLSKEDLLAFWQKIMARSDLNIRTAEAVNSVQKLADGLFRVRTAEEEHLSRAVVLAIGRAGTPRKLGVKGEELPHVLYRLIEADHYTGKSILVVGGGDSAVEAAMGLAHQAGNRVILSYRKGEFSRLKDRNAKRIVEHIASGKLEVLFNSIPIEFREGSVLIEVDGEIRELPNDFVWIFAGGTSPSDFLKSAGIAFGGDSPHVAVETKSRSIA
- a CDS encoding carboxypeptidase-like regulatory domain-containing protein; the protein is MKKILRMTAALTLSAAASAHAAAVNGTVTNKTTNKPAAGDKVTLVDPSAGMADAASTVTDTAGQFRLQTPGNASYLIRVEHQGGTYFIAAPQGGSPADITVYDVGEKVDGVGIDADMLLIEAGRGTLRVRERYLVRNLSSPPRTQFSDKTFEIVLPDGAQLDEAAATRPGGLGTRTHLIPLAQTGHYTFNVPIQPDQGEKETLFEVQYHFVYNGRHALAARPQMMADNVVVYTAKGIEFAPQGGSRFQATQEDPKVETHVVRNVHPGEEISFTVSGEGEMPVDATGSAMQPASSPGGGRPGGGIGTPIASPDPLTGSKSWLLGGFAVLLAGIAFFVLRRRADGEISTNRTPVAEVFPLSDVMENPRATVQLPPTIQVERQGSLLETLKEELFALEQDKIAGLLSAEEYAQAKAGLQAVLKRVLNVK